DNA from Eucalyptus grandis isolate ANBG69807.140 chromosome 5, ASM1654582v1, whole genome shotgun sequence:
GATTGTCACTCCCCTGCCTTGAATTTACGGATCGGTGTCACTCTTGGGATGACCCGAAACAGTCTTCTTACACGAGACTTCCTCTGCATCAAGATGATCAATCTGAAAAGAACTGACCGAGTCTTATTGGAAGAATTCCTACTTTCAGGCTAGTCTAACTTCTAGGGATCTGCAAGCCCATCGACGGGATGTGATTGCTCCTTGCCTCCAGCATGATTTGGTTCAGAATTGCCTGCAAGGTCAATACTGTGTTTCATTGAGGATACATCACTTCCAGGGAGATCTAAGCTTTTCGCGGGCAGAAAAAGGGCAAGTTGTTGACCCGGACCAATGCTCGACGCAACCAACTGAAGTACTTTAGATGATGGGGATAGTTCTGCATTCATTTTCTCCCAAGAAGGTTGACGCATGGCTGAAGTTGATGTGTTAAGTGGAGCCTCCTTCTGAGCAAGACCTAGCATTGTGGCCACTGATGGTGGAAATGCATTAAGCTCAAGGACTAGAGGGATAGAACTTGAAGCAGCATCGTCACCTAAGAAATTCCACGGAGGGAGTTGCCTGCTCTCCTGGACTTTTGCTTGGATGGGCCGCATTTGCTCtgacttctttctctttttaagaaTGAGTCTTGCATCCTTAGGTCGAGAAGGAGGAGGGCCTGGTATCACAAAAGGAGGAATGGTAGGCTTATCTTCCCCATATAACAGTCTCACTGATTGAGCTATTGCAGATACAGTGGGCGGCAGCTTAGGATCTGGTGGGGGCGGAGGAGCAGTCACACCTTCTCTTTCATCAACTGAATTAGCATTGGCATCCCTTTCATCAATTGAATTAGCAGTAAAGAACTTACACtgagaagaaaaacataaagaatTGTGGCACTTACTATCTTTCCCTTAGAGCGCGTCTAGCAGGTGTATACTCCCGTTCTTGCTCTTACTCTGGCACCCGTTCCTCTTCATCACCACTCTGCTTTATGTTTCAAAGGTAAACCAACAAATAATGAAATTATGACGCTATATAAGTGCAAGTCAATGCATGAAAACCTCAGCACCATTTAGATCAGGAACGAATTTGATTTTATTGCCCATAAATTTTCTAATGGATCAAATAGCTTAAATTTTCTATAGGACTAAGTCCGGTTAATTCATTCAGGCTCAAAGCCATTCACCTAAGTCTATCTTGCTGCTGCTTGATAGATATGTAATGTTCATAATatttatatgcaatgcaatttaacaaaaaataattttatttagagATTAtaaattaatccttaatttttatataattaacgAAAGATTAAacgggttgtcaaaatttagatgtgaACAAGTTTAAGTCTCAACACGCCAACAACAGCGCTGGTCTTTCGTTCCTTCCACCGGAGAGTAGCTTGCGTTAAATTTCAAGACCCCAGTTGTCGACGGGATCAACTTCCCAGGTTGAATTTTGCTTTCGTCAGATGTCGGTTCCATCTCATGTGGCTCTTCTGCAGTGAAAAGGCCTCCCCTACCACCGAGAGAGCTTTTGGCTGACAAGATTGGAAGATGTAGGCGTTTCGGGCTTTCCAAATTGACCATAGGATTCGAGGCTGGGCTCGGGTTCTCCACGCTCATTCTCAGATCCAGCGAGGCTGGGCTTATCACTCTCATGCACGTGCCCATGTCCGAGGTACCCTACGCCCGCACCCCAGTCTATTAATGTGGGGCCCAAGCCTAGGTGTAGGGGATTGAGGCCTAACCTCGATGGACTTAGGTGTGGGCACCAATATCCCGGGCCCTATCTCGATGGACTTGGTACCAAGTCTTGTCCTCAATGGATATTAGAGTCCTGCGCTTGGCTCACGCCTAGCCTTGATTGACCTAGGCTTGAGTGTCGGAGTCCTGGTCATGAGCTCTGGGGTCCAAGGTTTACCTTGGTGGACTCAGGTTCGAGCGTTGGGGGCTTGGGCCCAACCTCTATAAACTTGAGTTGGGGTGCTAGGTAGCCAAGCACATGCATCAAGTTTTCGAGCTTGGTTTTGGTGGAACCCAAGACCAGTGACTGTGCTCATGCTTGAGAGTCAAGGTTCTAGGCTTGAGGCCTCGGTCCCCATGCCAACCCATGCTGGGTTCATTGGCTACCTATCCGTAAGTTACTAGCGTTTGAATAGTATATGcctatttaggaaaatcaaatgtgatttttcttATCAAACGATGGAAAATATATTGAGGTTCACTTTCAAAAGTTTCAATTAAACgctagaaaatattatcatttccCTTAAAAATGACTTCTCGAAAGATATTtaccaaaaatattatattttctatgAGACACACAAAGCCGTAGTTTTGGGTcaatccaaacttcttttggCCAAGGGCAAAGGAGGAGCAAATGCTCTGCTGTTTTCGGCATCTGGCAGCACAGGGAACAAAGAGGATGTGGTAAAGCTTTTCTCTTGTAAAGATCATTTTCAGTAGGAATTGTGTTCTGGTACACAATCCATAAGAATAGACGAATCTTACAGGATTTAAGTTTCTATATTTCGTCTATAGGGTTCTAGGTGGTAGGTAGTTAGATGATGCTTGATTTTTACTTTGCTTTTGAAATGTAGAGTATTTATCCACGCTTAAAGCGTCCAGCTTTGTTTGCTGTCCAAATCAGTCTATCTTCCTTAGAATTTCTACTCAGTGGAATAAACATGATTTCCTCCACTATTTGCTCTTCAAACAAGCGATGGTTTTGGCAAACTACGGATACCGGCGCAGCTAAGGTAATGTCGCTGTGACCACCACCTTGTAATAGACTCAGGGTGTGTTTTCGAAAGactttggggaaagtctttgggaaaatgcaaaggcctttgagttgaatgtgttttccaaaatgcaaattgtgtttggtaaattgtaatttaaaagctctttgtgaagtacctttgagcaaaatggtgtttgggagacaaaggacttttgtgaaaaataaaaatatcaaaagaaaaataaaaaaaaaataaaagaatgaaaacCAGCAAGGGCGGGCGGcatccggcggccggcgaccctcggcgacctccggcgacccccgatccggggccggcgaggtcgcgtgacgccgtcgcgacctccggcgacccctggatctgggccggcgaggtcgcacGACGCCGTCACGACCTTGGAtccgggccggcgaggtcgcgcgacgccgtcgcgacctccgcgaccccgGATCTGGGCCGGGAGGTCGTGCGCGTCGCGTGACGCCGCCGACCTCCGAGAACCCCGATTGGCCGTCGCGAGGCTACGCAacctcgcccgaggtcggggacctcggcgagggccgcgcccgAGGTCGGGGACCTCGGCGACGGTCGCGcctgggtcacgcgacctcggcgacggccgcgcctaggtcgcgcgaccccgatcggccgtcgccgaggctacgcaaccctcgcccgaggtcacgcgacctcggcAAGGGCCGcgcttgggtcgcgcgacctcgccggatgtCGCGTGACCTTgccggggtcgcgcgacccgagcAAACAGCCACGGAGCCACCCTcaatggagaagatgaacagtgctccTCACAAGGGCaaaaaacggaaaaacaaaaagttcgtaaggataattttggaaaaaaaaatatatgaacaGTGACACCTCAGCTTACCGAGAAAGCTGAAATGCacccctgccttgggctttcagccttcaaaaggcaagttttgagctaaagatacttgcaaatttttttgccaaacacccatttttagcccaaagggctttggaagCCTAAAGTCgcttggaaaagctgaatcCAAACGCAGCCTCAATGATGCTTCCTCAATCTATAatggctttgtttttttttttatatgaataaAGCAGAAGATAAAGTTGTAGAACTATTTtctatacatgataaattatacaggagcctatttataggaggcTAACTTTAGTAACATAATATTACAATAGAAGTTACAAGAGCAATGTCAGTACGAGAGGTGAGAATGCCGAGAGATGAAGGAGTTTCCTCATGGCGGTGCTTAATTAACAACATTATAGTAAACAAGATCATATAAGTAGTCCACCAAGTTTGTGTAGACCACTTCCAAGTTGGAAGAGTATAAAACTAGTGATGACAATGCCGTCATGTCACGTTAATTCTAATTCCCTATCAAACTATGTGTTGAAGATTATCATATTGAACATCTCACTGCCTAACGAATCATCATTTATCTTCTTTGTCGGTAGATTTTCAATGTTGATTATGTCTTAGCAAATTCTAATGTGTCCTCTTTCAAAAGATGACTTTAAATGCCGATTATTTCCTAAACTCTTAATCCTCATTTGTCCTTTTGGTGGACTTTTagtagcatttttttttccacattagATCTCTACTCCAAAACAAACTCCCTTGACCATCCCCCTACTCCAATAGATTTTCTAAAGGAGAGTGCccgagatttttatttttttattttttattggtttGCTTGCTGCTATACATACATCTAATGAATCAAGCTATCGTTGAGTGAGggtattttcatcttttgaCACCGATCTGCTGTGTATGGAAGTAGGGGACGATGTGCGGGAGAGCATCTTCCCGAAACtgaaagcaaaagagaaagagaaagagaaagagaggaggttGCAAGGATCGATCCCCTGAAGGGTGGCGGAGGGAATCGTCTCCAAGGTCACTAAGAGCGCGCATGATACAATTTATATtcctctatttctctatttttttattctccgaaacaggtttggaacataaatccgtttaaacgcaatttcatttttcaatttctaaaatagatttctattccaaaaatagatttggagcagaaatcataagttaatttttagcttttttatttctagaatagaaatgagaaatcaaaaattttctcatcgTTCACTCTCGTTATCGCCCGTTGCCCACTTGCCACTCGTGAGATGCCAAACGCCCGCCACCCGGTTGCCGGCCACTCGCCGCCGGTGCCGGCCACCAACCGGATGGCAAACATCGCTTATGTGGGATGAAGTCCTCGACATCTGCCTAGTAGTGATATTTTCAGATACATAAGCTCTTTTAGATAAGTGTTACAAGATAATAGGAAATTGTTGATAATGTAATTTCTTGTGACCCCATATAGGATTATGAAGTTATTGTTTTGAAGATAGAATCAGGAAGttatctttttaaattaaataatcgTTGGTAACAATTGAATGTATGCTTTAAATAGCCAAATCATATTCTTTGTAAACCCCCaacaattatgacaaaaatCTATTATCTTTTGTAAATGTTATATTTCAATTACCTTTGTATCTCCTATACCTTAACTCTAGTTTCTAGATATTTCGTCATCGATTAAATTTCAGTGTGTATCTTAACTATAACTTTAAGATATTCATCACCAATCAAATTCCAACGAAATATCTTATGTGATCACACTTCATCGTGCTTAAATTCGACGAACTTTTACATCGTTGACttcattgttgattaaatttcattgaaatatATCTATTCATGGTGCTCCATTGATAAGACTCtgttcaaaatcatcaaaaaatccGTCTCTTCTTGATAAAACTAAGAAATGAATTTCGTGAAAatatttcattgtcaattaaatttcgTGAAACAATAATATATTGCATTTTGGTACATCAATTATATATTCTCAAGTACATAAAAATTAtagttttagaaaattattaaaaaaaaaatgaaaaattacattatataagtaaaccaaaaaaaagtttgaaaaaagatAGTAGAAAGTGGGAGCTGGTAAATGTGAGAGAATTCgaccataaaaaagaaaaaaagaaaaaaaaaagtgagggAAGCATTAGCAACAGCTTTCCTTGTATCTGATCAACAAGCCGTCAACCACCAATTTGAATCTATTAAGATATTGACTAGTGCATGATAGTTACAGGGTAAAAATATATCAACAAGCTCTTTTCTAGGGATTGCCTCTAGAAATAGTACATAGGACACTAAATTGCAGGAGGCTGATCATTCTGCTAGTAAGCAGTACCTTTATTGCACTATCTATTCATTTTGCTTCCAATTAAGATTTGTACTTGCCCCATTCAATACCACGAGTTTGTTCAGAATAGGAAATAGTTTTACTGAGCTTCAATGTTGCAAAACATATTAGAATTTAGGAAAGAGTATaaatttgtgcttttttttttctcttttataatttCTTGCTTATCCTGATcgacatttttattttggtggaaTCCAAATTTTCCTCGCCTTACTAATCCTTATTTATCTGCTCGTCTAGTAGATTTTCAATGTTGATTATGGCTTAGCAAATCTCGATGTTTCCTCTTTTGGAAGACTAGGAACATTACTATTTCCTAAACTCTTAATCCTCATATCTCTTTCCGGTGGACTTTTTGTAGCATTTATCTTTCCATATTAGATCCCTACTCAAACAAAAGTCCCACATTGGATATCTCCTAAAATTATTTACTAGATTACACCCCGCATAATTACTTCCGTTCATGATGATGACGattcttgaaaaatctttaataaagtcatagagagagagaagatgggaaATGTTGGCCCAGTAAGCTCGATTCTATTAATCCCTGTACTGGCAATTGAGGGTATTTTCGTCTTTTCGTTACTGATTGGCTGTGCATAGAACGGGAGGAGATCAAACAGGTCGCGACTCGGCGTCGGCTGAGCATCCTCCCTACAGGAAAAAGAGGAGGCGCAGGATCCCCTTCACCGCAGAAGAGCTATGGCGGAACCACTCCTCTTCAGAGTAGCTAAACTTGTGGATGATTTCCCAGAGGCTGCAGAATTATGGGGCGCTGGCGACACCGATCTGGAGGATACCTTTTCCTATCTCCAAAGTATAGTGCCCGATGCGGAAAAGCGGGTCCTCAGCGACGAGAGCGACAAGAACATCAAACATTGGCTGGAGGATCTCAAAGATGCTTTCTATGAGGCGGAGGACTTACTCGAAGAATGGCCGAGCAAAGATGAGAAGTTGAAGCAGGTAATTCCCTCCTCTTCGCCTTCTGCAAAACCTGATTTAAGGCTGGAGATGAGCACCCGTGCGAAGAAAATCAGGAAGAGAATAGAAGCCATCGCTGCCGAAGGGACGGATTTGGGTTTGCGAGAGTGCGCGGTGGTTGTGCGTGTAGAGAGAAGAGAGCGGTTGGACGCCTTTGTGTGCGATGAGGAGATTATAGGGAGAGAAGATGCTAAAAGCGTAATTTTGAAGTTCTTGCTAGATTCTAAAACTGATTATCAAATTCCCGCCCTTTCAATATGGGGTGACGATGGGGTTGGAAAGACTGCTCTCGCTCGATGTCTATACGAAGATGACATGGTCAAGAAGCATTTTGATTTAAGGATTTGGGTTAACGGCTTCGGTAATCTCGAAGGGGAATTGCGAAAGATCAGAGGAAGAGAGACAACAGGGAGAGAAGATGATGTGTTCCGGTTGCAAAGATATCTCCTAGTTATTGACGATCTGTGGGTTGAGGATCCTGAACAATGGGGGAGCTTGAAAAGTTTATTGATGGGAGGTGCCCGAGGAAGCAAGATTCTGATAACTACACGCGATCGGTCAGTTGCAGTCTGTACGATTACATCCCCATCTTATCGTCTCGCGGGCCTTCCAATAAAGTCGTCTTTTGATTTATTGATGAGAATGGCTTGCCTGGAAGAAAAAGAGACTGGAAATTCAACTAAGGTAGTTATCGGGAGGAAGATAGTCCAAAAGTGTCATGGAATCCCTTTGGCAATACGAATGATTGGAAGTCTATTATTCTGCAAGAAAACTGAAAAGGAGTGGTTACATTTGTTGCCCGAGACCtcagaattttctaaaaatttacctCGGCTTAGTTATATTCATCTCCCATGCCATCTAAAACAGTGCTTTGCCTTCTGTTCATTGTTTCCCAGAGACTGGGTGATTGATAAACAATTGTTGATGAGTCTCTGGATAGCAGAAGGATTTATCCAGCCCATAGACAATGGAGATTGGGACATGGAAGATATTGCTCATGACTATTTCATGGATCTACTCAggaagaatttctttcaagACTGCGTTAAAGATGAACTCGGAAATGTGACGTCTTGTAGGATGCATCATTTAGTACATGACCTAGCACGCCATGTTGCTGGAACTGAGTATGGAAGAATTTATCATTCATGGCCATACCTTGAAGAAAGAGCTCATCATATATCATGGGATTCAACTTTAGATTTCTCACAGGGAGATACATATTTGCACAGAGCATATCGTCTGAGGACATTCATCAAAACTAGTCAAAGAAAAAGCTTGAGGCGTGAAACACAAATGGGTGAAAAAACTCTTCACAAATTAATTTCTAGTTTCAAGTTCTTACGTGCCTTGGATTTGCATGACAGCGGTATTGAGAAGCTGCCGAGTTCTATTTGTGAGTTGAAGCACCTGACATTTCTAGATCTCTCTGAAAATGAAGGAATCATAAGGCTTCCTGATTCTGTGACAAGATTGGAAACCTTGCAAGTACTTAAACTCAATATGTGTTACAAGCTAATAGAATTGCCTGAAGATTTTAGAAATTTGGTCAACCTACGGCAACTTGAGATAAGCAATTGTAGTGCCCTATCTCATATGCCACAAGGGTTGGGCCAGTTGACTCTTTTGCACACTCTAACAGATTTCCTTCTGCCCAGGAATGATTCTTGTCCACAGAATCACAGTGGGCTTGGGGAGTTAAACAAGTTAAGCAATTTGAGGGGAAGCCTCAGAATTGAAGTGAAGGGGGGAATAGAAGATGTGGTAGCAGAATCAAATGCTGCAAACTTGAAGGAGAAGGATTCCTTAGTTTCACTAGTGTTAGTGTTTGCCagaaaagaaagtgatgaagtttTACTTAAGGAGATGCAGCCAAGCTTAAATCTTCGAAGCTTAGAAATAAGAGGCTATGGGGGCACAAGGTTTCCAAGCTGGATGTCTTGCATGCCCAAATTAGTTCGGCTACGTTTGTTTGATTGTACAGCATGCAAAAGTCTCCCATTACTTGGTGAGCTCACTAGCCTCAAGCATTTGGAGATTGGTGCGCTACCTACGGTGGAGTACACAGAAAGTGATATTGATACTCTCTTATCGCTTCCTAATCTGTCTACATTAATGATACAGAGGTGTCCTAATTTGGATTGGATTCCACCACTTGTATGTCCCAAGGAGTTGAAACCTCCTACTTTCCCTTTGGAGTCGTTGCAGACCTCATTTGCCACAATTGAACAGGTAACTGGTATTGATGATCGAGTGAAGGAGGTAATCAAATTATTGGCAATAGAAGATGATGGAAATAAACCACGCATAGTTGGAATCCATGGAACTAACGGAATTGGCAAGACAACTATTGCGAAGGCCGTATACAACCGACTCTCCTCATGTTTCGATAGTTGTAGCTTTCTTGCAGAGATTGGTGAAAAAGTGCAAAATAATGGCGGTATCCAGTTTGTGCAAACTAAGTTGATATGTGATATTCTTGATCGAGATTGCAATGTTGCTTCTTTTGAAGGAGGAATCAAGTTTTTCTTGGATGTATTCAGCAACATAAAAGCTCTTATTGTCCTAGATGATGTGGAAGAACTGTCTCATCTTTATGATCTAGTTGGTACCCAACTTGAGTGGTTTGGTCGTGGAAGTCGGATAATTGTTACATCAGAAAATCTTGGAATTCTCGAAACATTTGTGCCAGAAAGGGCTAATATCTATGAGGTGAATAAGATGGATAATGGTCGAGCTCTTGAACTTTTTTACAAGCATGCTTCAATACCTTGGTATCCTGAAATTGGGAAGCACATTGTCAAAGCCACAGGGCAGGTGCCATTTCTTATTGAagttattggttcacttctacATGGAAAAACAATAGAAGATTGGAGGAAGATGGAGGACATGATAAAACCACACTCTCAAGAGATTTTGAAGGATTGTAGGGAGATTTTGAAAATCTgttatgaagcattagatgaAAAGCAGAAACAAATATTTCAGGACATAGCATGGTTTGCCAATGGCATGGACAGCCAAATTGCATCATACATGTGGCCTGATTTAGATCTTTTGCCTTCTTACCAAGTTCTGATGCCCCTAGCAAAAATTGGAGAAGACAACAAGCTGTGGATGCATAAACTGTTAAAGCACCTCTGCAGAGCTGTAGATCAAGGAGAACCTATATATCATGTAAAGCGCAGAAGACTATACATCAATGATCCAGACCCAAAAGTTATCAACAAAGAAGAGGTAAGGGTTTTTGGTTCAACGGTTTGCTTTCTTCCATAAAATGGAAGCCTTGATTTATAAGTTTAAATTTGTTATCCAGCTTTTTACTTATTTTACCATGGGTAGGTTGTCTTTGCATGCACGGAAAAGATAGCCCCCTAGTCCTTAGCAAAATTGTCCCATCGTCTTTATGACTTAAGATTGTTTTGTTTCTCTTGGCAAATGTAGGGAATGGAAGTGGCGGAAGCCCTTTGCCCCGATACATGTACGGAAACTTTGCCAAACGTAAGGTTCTTGGAATTGGATCATGCAAGTATGAGTGGAAATTTTGCAGATGTATTTCCAAAGTTAAGGTGGCTTCGTTGGCGAGGGTGCCCGAGGGATTTCGAAGCAACAGGACTTAATCTGACTGAACTGGTCATTCTTGATCTTTCATGGAGCAAAGTCACTAAAGACTGGGGAGGTTGGAGGAAAATCAAGGTGGTTTCCTTTTTACTGCTCTAATGTATTTATTGTGTTAATTATCTGGCAATTGACCTTATGATTTTTCTCTCCTGTTTTACAGATGGAGCAATTGAAAGTCTTAAATCTCACTAGTTGCACTGACTTATTGATAAGTCCTGAATTTTCTAGCTTTCCAAACTTGGAGATACTTATTCTAGAGCGATGCTCTCGGTTGGTCCATTTAGATCCTTCGATTGGGGGTCTCGAAAAATTGCTTTGCCTAAATTTGAAGTCCTGCACTGATCTCAACAGGTTGCCTGCCGAACTGGGTGCTTTGAAAGCTTTGAAAGAGCTCCTCATTGATGAGACTTCTGTGCGTGATATTTCTTTGCGAAGTGATTCAGAAGAAGTTGAACACCTAACATCACTTTCAAAACTCTCagcaaataattcaaatattaccGAACTCCCCAATGGAGTTGGAGAGAAACTCAGACGCTTGTCATTGAGGAATTGTGATTGGATACAAAAACTGCCAAAGTCCATTGGCCAATTGGGAAGCCCTTTAGAGGAGCTGGATATTTCAGGAACAGGCATTTCTGAATTGCCAGGTTCCTTTGGTAATCTGCAGAGGTTGAGAGTGTTAAAGATGCACTATTGCTTCATAAGAAAATTTCCTAGTTTTATTTGGCATTTACATAGCCTTGAAGAAATAGATGCCTCCTCGTGTAGGAATATAGAAGGGGACATTCCTAGAGATATTGGGAAGCTAGAAAATCTGAGAATCTTGAGGTTGCGAAATTCTGCTATTTCCAGCTTACCTCCTGAAATCAAGCATCTTTCGAAGCTGGAGACTCTTGATGTACTTTGCTGCGACAAGCTTCATGAGTTGCCAGCACTTCCCCCTAGTTTGATCGTTGTGCATTTGAGTccaaaattgaaggaaaaggTGTCTGACCTGTTGAGGAAGAAGCATTGTTTCATCACTGTATAACTTGGATGACAAGGTTATTGAAACCGGTCTTTGTTCTACTTAGCTTTGGCTATGCTCTGTCAGTTATCCGGATAATTGTTATTGTATCTGCTGATATTTCCTTTCAATGTGTCTAAGCTTCCTCTGATATTTTGCATGCTCGTTTAAGGCCCAAAATCGGTGCGTGCTGTTTGACACTTGCTGatatttcctttcaaaaaaCGGCGCTCGCATTTTGACACTGCCTGGTCggtgattttttcttcttttttaacccCTTACGGTGCCCGCGGTCTCTCGCGCAATTCTTTCTCAAGACTTTTTTAATTGATGTAGTAAATTGATAATTATAGACTAACTAAAGCGAGGAGGAATCGAGCAAACtgctgctttatttgatattagGCGCGGGCATTTCCATTGTGCAAATTGTTGAATCATTAGTAATCCATTGATCTGAGGTGTCATGtaagagaaaaatatgagaTTTGTATAACTT
Protein-coding regions in this window:
- the LOC120293433 gene encoding uncharacterized protein LOC120293433 → MAEPLLFRVAKLVDDFPEAAELWGAGDTDLEDTFSYLQSIVPDAEKRVLSDESDKNIKHWLEDLKDAFYEAEDLLEEWPSKDEKLKQVIPSSSPSAKPDLRLEMSTRAKKIRKRIEAIAAEGTDLGLRECAVVVRVERRERLDAFVCDEEIIGREDAKSVILKFLLDSKTDYQIPALSIWGDDGVGKTALARCLYEDDMVKKHFDLRIWVNGFGNLEGELRKIRGRETTGREDDVFRLQRYLLVIDDLWVEDPEQWGSLKSLLMGGARGSKILITTRDRSVAVCTITSPSYRLAGLPIKSSFDLLMRMACLEEKETGNSTKVVIGRKIVQKCHGIPLAIRMIGSLLFCKKTEKEWLHLLPETSEFSKNLPRLSYIHLPCHLKQCFAFCSLFPRDWVIDKQLLMSLWIAEGFIQPIDNGDWDMEDIAHDYFMDLLRKNFFQDCVKDELGNVTSCRMHHLVHDLARHVAGTEYGRIYHSWPYLEERAHHISWDSTLDFSQGDTYLHRAYRLRTFIKTSQRKSLRRETQMGEKTLHKLISSFKFLRALDLHDSGIEKLPSSICELKHLTFLDLSENEGIIRLPDSVTRLETLQVLKLNMCYKLIELPEDFRNLVNLRQLEISNCSALSHMPQGLGQLTLLHTLTDFLLPRNDSCPQNHSGLGELNKLSNLRGSLRIEVKGGIEDVVAESNAANLKEKDSLVSLVLVFARKESDEVLLKEMQPSLNLRSLEIRGYGGTRFPSWMSCMPKLVRLRLFDCTACKSLPLLGELTSLKHLEIGALPTVEYTESDIDTLLSLPNLSTLMIQRCPNLDWIPPLVCPKELKPPTFPLESLQTSFATIEQVTGIDDRVKEVIKLLAIEDDGNKPRIVGIHGTNGIGKTTIAKAVYNRLSSCFDSCSFLAEIGEKVQNNGGIQFVQTKLICDILDRDCNVASFEGGIKFFLDVFSNIKALIVLDDVEELSHLYDLVGTQLEWFGRGSRIIVTSENLGILETFVPERANIYEVNKMDNGRALELFYKHASIPWYPEIGKHIVKATGQVPFLIEVIGSLLHGKTIEDWRKMEDMIKPHSQEILKDCREILKICYEALDEKQKQIFQDIAWFANGMDSQIASYMWPDLDLLPSYQVLMPLAKIGEDNKLWMHKLLKHLCRAVDQGEPIYHVKRRRLYINDPDPKVINKEEGMEVAEALCPDTCTETLPNVRFLELDHASMSGNFADVFPKLRWLRWRGCPRDFEATGLNLTELVILDLSWSKVTKDWGGWRKIKMEQLKVLNLTSCTDLLISPEFSSFPNLEILILERCSRLVHLDPSIGGLEKLLCLNLKSCTDLNRLPAELGALKALKELLIDETSVRDISLRSDSEEVEHLTSLSKLSANNSNITELPNGVGEKLRRLSLRNCDWIQKLPKSIGQLGSPLEELDISGTGISELPGSFGNLQRLRVLKMHYCFIRKFPSFIWHLHSLEEIDASSCRNIEGDIPRDIGKLENLRILRLRNSAISSLPPEIKHLSKLETLDVLCCDKLHELPALPPSLIVVHLSPKLKEKVSDLLRKKHCFITV